A single Aggregatilinea lenta DNA region contains:
- a CDS encoding peptidylprolyl isomerase — MAKEYKSPPEMVIDPAKTYTATFKTEVGDIVVDLFAKEAPITVNNFVFLARDGFYDNTTFHRVINGFMAQGGDPTGTGRGGPGYKFNDEPGALALKHDTAGILSMANAGANTNGSQFFITHGPTPHLNGKHGVFGQVHGKDSIDVLMKIPERDPMRAREPGTTINTIEITEA, encoded by the coding sequence ATGGCAAAAGAATATAAGTCACCGCCGGAAATGGTGATCGACCCGGCCAAGACCTATACCGCGACCTTCAAAACCGAAGTGGGCGACATCGTGGTGGATCTGTTCGCCAAAGAAGCGCCGATCACGGTCAACAACTTTGTATTCCTGGCGCGCGACGGCTTTTACGACAACACGACCTTCCACCGCGTGATCAACGGCTTCATGGCCCAGGGCGGCGACCCGACCGGGACCGGGCGCGGCGGCCCCGGCTACAAATTCAACGACGAGCCGGGCGCGCTGGCGCTCAAGCACGACACCGCCGGGATACTGAGCATGGCGAACGCCGGAGCCAACACTAACGGCAGCCAGTTCTTCATCACGCACGGTCCGACACCGCACCTCAACGGGAAGCACGGCGTCTTCGGGCAGGTCCACGGCAAGGACAGCATCGACGTGCTGATGAAGATCCCGGAGCGCGACCCCATGCGCGCCCGCGAACCCGGCACGACCATCAACACGATCGAGATCACTGAGGCGTAG
- a CDS encoding putative signal transducing protein, producing the protein MSKNDHALTRRGPDQRVWYIVAHATSMIQAEIPAGLLRSAGIPVYLFREAASTAIPVSYGLLGNIDIAVPEDFYAEAMTLLEEGDVEADDALPPGDDTDP; encoded by the coding sequence ATGAGCAAAAACGATCACGCACTCACCCGGCGCGGCCCCGACCAGCGCGTATGGTACATCGTGGCCCACGCGACCAGCATGATCCAGGCGGAGATCCCCGCCGGGCTGCTGCGCAGCGCAGGCATCCCGGTCTATTTGTTCCGCGAGGCCGCCAGCACCGCGATCCCGGTATCTTACGGACTGCTGGGCAACATCGACATCGCCGTGCCGGAGGACTTCTACGCCGAGGCAATGACGCTGCTCGAAGAAGGTGATGTAGAAGCAGACGATGCGCTTCCGCCCGGCGACGACACGGACCCGTAA
- a CDS encoding ABC transporter permease, with protein sequence MSDSSVHRAPDALDSSHGSRRVRAARWHLLLAPAFGLALFLGWTLLAGSGLYADFIVPSPAAVADRWWQIASDGSLLRHAAVTLREVLTGLILGIFAAFTLGYLIAKSRIIAYTLTPYLVALQAIPIVAIAPLLIIWFGAGIVSKVIVCALLVFFPMLINTMLGIRNIPGELRDLMDSLEATPVQTFWHLELPAALPIMIGGLKVSATLSVIGAVVGEFVSANAGLGYLINFGRGVYDTPLVIAAVFTLTALALTLYGLAAWMEALLLGWQKVSR encoded by the coding sequence ATGTCCGATTCTTCTGTCCATCGCGCGCCCGATGCGCTGGATAGCTCTCACGGTTCGAGGCGAGTGCGTGCGGCGCGCTGGCACCTGCTGCTGGCCCCCGCGTTTGGACTGGCGCTGTTCCTGGGATGGACGCTGCTGGCCGGGTCCGGTCTGTATGCGGACTTTATCGTGCCTTCCCCGGCGGCAGTCGCGGATCGCTGGTGGCAGATCGCGTCGGATGGCTCGCTGCTGCGCCACGCGGCGGTCACGCTGCGCGAGGTACTCACCGGCCTCATCCTCGGCATCTTCGCCGCGTTCACGTTGGGGTATCTCATCGCCAAAAGCCGGATCATTGCCTACACCCTGACGCCTTACCTCGTCGCGCTGCAAGCGATCCCGATCGTCGCCATCGCGCCGCTGCTGATCATCTGGTTCGGCGCGGGCATCGTCAGCAAAGTGATCGTCTGCGCGCTGCTGGTGTTCTTCCCGATGCTGATCAATACCATGCTCGGCATCCGCAACATTCCCGGCGAGCTGCGCGACCTCATGGATTCGTTGGAAGCGACGCCGGTGCAGACGTTCTGGCACCTGGAGCTGCCCGCCGCGCTGCCGATCATGATCGGCGGGCTGAAGGTCAGCGCCACACTGTCGGTGATCGGCGCAGTGGTGGGGGAGTTCGTCAGCGCCAACGCCGGGCTGGGCTACCTGATCAACTTTGGGCGCGGAGTGTACGACACGCCGCTGGTGATCGCCGCTGTGTTTACGCTGACCGCGCTCGCCCTGACGCTCTACGGGCTGGCCGCCTGGATGGAAGCGCTGCTGCTCGGCTGGCAGAAGGTCAGCCGGTAG
- a CDS encoding ABC transporter substrate-binding protein, whose protein sequence is MQMRRSRIRNRVMVLALIALIVVGLLLAAYALTQEEDAPPDQTHVTLFLSYVPSVQFAPVYIAIERGYFADEGIDIEIENSFNEADGVQRLGSNDLEFGIVSGEQVVLGRGQNLPLVYVMEWYHRFPVGIVSPVDEGITEPADLAGRIVGVPGPYGASYLGLRALLASADLTEADLGELRSIGFAAPEEICQGQVEAAAVYIANEPLTIEQECTEVNVIEVSDYTNLVANGLVTNEQTIGDNPDLVRGMVRAILRGIADTLADPDTAFQISVEKYVTDLPEDQYDTQRQVLQNSLALWQSDRPGAVDPEAWDRTQTILLDTGLLTAPLDDLSAGYNMSFLPE, encoded by the coding sequence ATGCAAATGCGTCGCTCTCGCATCCGCAACCGCGTCATGGTGCTGGCGCTCATCGCGCTGATCGTCGTCGGGCTGCTGCTCGCCGCCTACGCCCTGACCCAGGAGGAAGACGCCCCGCCGGACCAAACCCACGTCACCCTGTTCCTGAGCTACGTGCCAAGCGTGCAGTTCGCGCCTGTTTACATCGCCATAGAACGCGGCTACTTCGCGGATGAAGGGATCGACATCGAGATCGAAAACAGCTTCAACGAGGCGGACGGCGTGCAGCGCCTGGGCAGCAACGACCTCGAGTTCGGTATCGTCAGCGGCGAGCAGGTCGTGCTGGGGCGCGGGCAAAACCTGCCGCTCGTCTACGTGATGGAATGGTATCACCGCTTTCCGGTCGGCATCGTCTCGCCCGTCGACGAGGGCATCACGGAGCCTGCCGACCTCGCGGGGCGCATCGTGGGCGTGCCGGGGCCATACGGCGCGAGTTACCTGGGGCTGCGCGCGCTGCTGGCCTCCGCCGACCTGACCGAAGCCGACCTGGGCGAGCTGCGCTCGATCGGGTTCGCCGCACCCGAAGAGATCTGCCAGGGGCAGGTCGAGGCGGCGGCGGTGTACATCGCCAACGAACCGCTGACCATCGAGCAGGAATGCACCGAGGTCAACGTGATCGAGGTGTCCGATTACACGAATCTGGTCGCCAACGGACTGGTCACCAACGAGCAAACGATCGGCGATAACCCCGACCTCGTGCGCGGCATGGTGCGCGCCATTCTGCGCGGCATCGCCGATACGCTGGCCGACCCGGACACCGCCTTCCAGATCAGCGTGGAGAAGTACGTCACAGATCTGCCGGAAGACCAGTACGACACGCAGCGGCAGGTGCTGCAAAACTCGCTCGCACTGTGGCAGTCCGACCGTCCCGGTGCAGTCGATCCAGAAGCCTGGGATCGCACGCAGACCATCCTGCTCGACACTGGCCTGCTGACCGCTCCGCTGGATGACCTCAGCGCCGGGTACAATATGAGCTTCTTGCCGGAGTAG
- a CDS encoding ABC transporter ATP-binding protein has protein sequence MPNDTILAAEHIHHTYASPTGDVPALDDVTLELARESFVCLVGPSGCGKSTMLRILAGLLSPTSGRVLLDDQPVTHAVRRIGVMFQKANLMPWRTVYGNLVLPLELSSLPAAEQDERAASMLDLIGLTNFADAYPAELSGGMAQRVAIGRALIYYPEVLLLDEPFGALDALTREQMSEELLRIWARHRKTVLMVTHSIPEAVLLADRVLVMSPRPGRIIADETIPLPRPRSLDLMHQPEFVALTERLRHHIRRT, from the coding sequence ATGCCCAACGACACCATTCTCGCCGCCGAACACATCCACCACACCTACGCCAGCCCGACCGGTGACGTGCCCGCCCTGGACGACGTGACATTGGAACTGGCGCGTGAATCGTTCGTGTGTCTCGTGGGGCCGAGCGGTTGCGGTAAAAGCACGATGCTGCGTATCCTCGCCGGGCTGCTCAGTCCCACCAGCGGGCGCGTCCTGCTCGACGACCAGCCGGTCACGCACGCGGTGCGGCGCATTGGCGTGATGTTCCAAAAAGCCAACCTGATGCCCTGGCGCACGGTGTACGGCAACCTCGTGCTGCCGCTGGAACTGTCGAGCCTGCCCGCCGCCGAGCAAGACGAGCGCGCGGCGAGCATGCTCGACCTGATCGGGCTGACGAACTTTGCCGATGCCTATCCCGCCGAGCTGTCGGGCGGCATGGCGCAGCGCGTTGCGATTGGCCGCGCGCTGATCTATTACCCCGAGGTGCTGCTGCTGGACGAGCCGTTCGGCGCGCTCGACGCGCTGACGCGCGAGCAAATGAGCGAGGAGCTGCTGCGCATCTGGGCGCGGCATCGCAAGACAGTGTTGATGGTCACGCACAGCATCCCTGAAGCGGTGCTGCTGGCGGACCGGGTGCTGGTGATGAGTCCGCGACCGGGACGTATCATCGCGGACGAGACGATCCCGCTGCCGCGCCCGCGCTCGCTCGACCTGATGCACCAGCCGGAGTTCGTCGCGCTGACGGAGCGCCTGCGGCACCACATCCGCCGGACGTAA
- a CDS encoding pyruvate, water dikinase regulatory protein, with protein MNTPPVFIVSGGVGASGEQLVRTALAQFNSANVPIRIVPHVKTVGQLDAVVKEAMSTGGFIVHTLVDLQLRIALIEMARNRNVVAIDAIGQVLTTLAHMLGQSPLGQPGLYRQMREEQFRRIEAINFTIRHDDGLNAKELGDAEIVLLGVSRVGKTPLSMYLSTRGWKVANVPLIVDVTPPQELFEIDPRRVVGLTADPAVLLMWRLHRQSGLGLSRGSSYTDPDALQDEIDFAMRLYRQRQFSVVNVTDKPIEECSDEIIGNVTRRLNE; from the coding sequence ATGAACACTCCCCCGGTATTTATCGTGTCAGGCGGCGTCGGAGCCAGCGGCGAGCAGTTGGTACGGACTGCGCTGGCCCAGTTCAACAGTGCGAACGTGCCAATCCGCATCGTGCCGCACGTCAAAACGGTGGGACAGCTCGATGCTGTGGTGAAAGAGGCGATGAGCACGGGCGGGTTTATCGTGCACACTCTGGTGGATCTCCAACTGCGGATCGCGCTGATCGAGATGGCCCGCAATCGCAACGTCGTTGCCATCGATGCTATCGGCCAGGTCCTGACAACGCTGGCGCACATGCTCGGTCAGTCACCTCTGGGACAGCCCGGCCTGTACCGGCAGATGCGCGAGGAGCAGTTCCGGCGCATCGAGGCGATCAACTTTACAATCAGGCACGACGACGGGCTAAACGCAAAAGAACTGGGCGACGCGGAAATTGTGCTGCTGGGGGTTTCGCGGGTCGGCAAAACCCCGCTGAGTATGTACCTTTCGACGCGCGGCTGGAAGGTCGCCAATGTCCCGTTGATTGTGGATGTTACGCCGCCTCAGGAATTGTTCGAGATCGACCCGCGCCGGGTGGTGGGTCTCACAGCCGATCCTGCTGTGCTGCTGATGTGGCGACTCCACCGCCAGTCTGGCCTGGGTTTAAGTCGCGGCAGCAGTTACACCGATCCCGATGCCCTGCAGGACGAGATCGATTTTGCCATGCGGTTGTACCGCCAGCGCCAGTTCTCCGTGGTGAACGTCACCGATAAGCCCATCGAAGAGTGCTCTGACGAGATCATTGGGAACGTGACGCGCCGCTTGAACGAGTAA